In the genome of Hyphomicrobium sp. ghe19, the window CACCACCGTCCGTATGGGGACCAGCGGTGGCCGTGACGGCGGATACGCTGAGCGCAAGACCAGCTGCCAGCGCCATCAAGGCACTCGAATTGACTTTCATTTGTTTCCTCGGAAATCTCGCTCAGCACATGCTGGCATTGCGGTCTGAGCAAAATAGCTCGACCGTTAGGAATGATACTCCCCGGCGGCCATTTAAGTTTCCGAACCTGATCATGGGAAGGCCGCAGGCGGAATGAGCTTGATGGGCTAACCTTCGACGGTTTGCGACTCAAGCGATTCCAGCAGCAGAAACTGGCGCGCGATTTCGGCTCGTAGTTCTTGAATGTCGGCAGGCGCCCGGTTGGAACAAACCAGCATTACCATGGCGACCCATTCGCGCTTGGGTTGATTGTCCGGGCTAATCCGCAAATCCGCGCACACGTCATCGAGCAGCTTCGTCAGGGCGCGAACTTGTTTCTCGTCATAGTGCCCTGGGGGAAATTTCATGGGCTGCTCACGCGACATACAGGCTGTTCTTTTTGCGGTCGAGATACCTGGCCCGATCATGCAGAAACACGGGGAACCAGATGAGCCCGGAAAACAGGCCATATCGACCATGAATTCAGGCTTGCCATTATAGAGTTTACCCAACGAAGTAGCGGTTATGCCCCGGCGAACGATTGGAAGATTGTTCGCTTCATCCGATAGCCCATTCGGGCAGCCAATCATTGTGACTTCTTCGATCGCGTCGAAATATTTCCAGTCTTCATCATCGGGGATGAGGTCGAGAGCCAGATGAGTAATAAAAAGGGGTGTTTTGAGCGCTATTGCTGCCTGCATAATGTTGCCAATCGGAACAGCGCACAAATCCACGTTTGCATCTGGATGGTGAAAAACACAATTCCGCGTTGTTGGCATGCCGCATGCGATAAACTTCCCCGATGGCTTGCCATCATCAGCTAAGTGGCAAAGCGCAGTGACTTGGTCGCTGCCCTCTATTACGTGCTTGTTGGTGACGATCGCCGGAACTGAGGATTCTCCCCGGATCGCGAAGTTCATGAAAAAGCCTGTCCCGGTACTGCAAGCCGCACCTCCTTTCATGGAGACGAGCTTCACCGTGGAATGGAGCATCTGCTCCGCTATCGCCATCGTCGCGACTTCTCGCGAACTGTGTCGCATCCTGACGACCATTAACCCGCTAACCAGCGAAGGTTGATGATTCGCCGTTCGCGTCGATTGAGCGATCGCCTTCTTATGAAAACTTATGCGTGTTGGTTGCGACAACCATCTACAGCTTACGTTTTGGATCATGATATCCGACGCCACCAAGCCAGCCCTCACGCCAAAACAACGGCGATTTGTCGAGAACTACTTGCTTGATCTCAATGCGACGCAAGCCGCGATCCGAGCTGGCTACAGCAAGCGGACCGCGCAAGAGCAAGGTTCGCAGTTATTAAACCACCCCACGATCAGGATCGCGATCGACGCAGCAAAAGCGGAGCGGTCCGCCAAAACTGAAATTTGCGCCGAACAAGTTCTGGAAGAGATCGCAGCAATGGCGTTCTACGATCCAGGAGAATTGATGATCGAAGGCGCAGCGAATGCAGGCGATCCTATTGAGGCGGTAATCGACGGTCGTGTCATCTATGGGTTGCGTTGCCCTGCTGACATCAAACGCCTGCCGGAGAACGCATGGATGCAAGCCGAAGCGGCCAGCCGGCTCGGCATAACTCAACCGCGCGTTTCCGACATGATGCGCGGCAAGATCGAGCTTTTCAGCTTCGACGCGCTTTTTGCCATGGCGGGGAAGTTGGAGTGACGTCGCAGACGTCCAGCCGGAAATCTCGGGCATAAAACGGGCATAAGATCGGCTTTTGCTTGCGATCCTTTGATATTAAAGGCTTTTCTCGCAAAATCGCCTGTAAGTCATTAATTTATCAGACGGAAATGGACGTCAACGGACGGTGACGGATGAGTGTGTATCGGCCTCCCTCTCCGCCATGACCACTGGTCTCGCATCTTTTTCTCCTCTGTCAGGGCCTGTACCGTTCAGCGTGGCGCCGCAGTCAGCGAAATTGGTTCAGGCGATTTAAAGATTGAATCTTTGCATTAGATCGCGACCATTCGTCGTGACAGAAGACCTCCAACGCACGGAAGATGGTACAAGCGCATGCTTCGAGGGGGGCCAGAAGCAGCGATCACCCCATCCTATCTGGCATATTTTAGTCCGCACGGCGGGGGCGCCGGGTGAGACTTGCCGTTGTTCAAGGGTTCCTTGGGGGAAACGATTGAATGAAACGCTTTGCATTCGCGGCGCTCGTTTGTTTTAGCGCGACCAACGCTCAAGCTGCAGATCCAGGAGCGGATTGCTGTCACGACCTAGAACAGAGAATTGAGGAGCTGGAAAATACGGCCGCCAGAAAAGGCAATCGAAAAATCTCACTAGCGGTGCAAGGCAAGGTCGCCGAAGAAGTGCTGTATTGGGACGATGGTCGAAGTTCAAACGTCTATGTAACAGGGATGGGAACAGGCGCGGCGAGCTATATCAGCTTCAGTGGTGAAGCTAAAATAGCAAAAGACGTTTCCGCCGGTTTCGTTTTGTACATGGAAGCTATCGACAGCGATATTTTCTCGATTACTCAAAAAAATCCGGATGGTCCCGGGTTATATACCGGCGTAAAAAATGCGCCTCAAACATTCTTCTCCTACTGGTATCTGAAAAGCGACCAATTGGGTCAGCTCAGCGTGGGTAAACGTCAGACTGCAGACTCGCAGGGCCCTCAGACGATCGATGGCTCTGGCACTATTTGGGCTGCCTATTGGCAGGCCTACAACGTTTACGCCTTCGATGTTCAAGGAGACATTGGAGCCGGCGAAAAACTCGTTTGGTCGCAAATTGGCTCTTGTCGCGGCAACGGTGCCGGCCCTGGCGATTGCGACTCTGGTCGAGAAGAGATCATTAGATACGACAGTCCGACGCTAGCGGGTTTCGTGGCGACCGCTTCTTGGAAGCCCAAACGTGATAGTTGGGCATTGGCCCTCCGATACTTTAACCAAAACCTCGGAGATCTGAGAGTTCAGGGCATTCTCAGTTATTCCGAGTCAGCGATGAATTGGAAAAACCCGCTCAATAATACCTTTGCAACAGACGATCGTCTGAATGTCTGGCAAGTTGGCACCTATGTGGAGCATAAACCAACAGGCCTGTTCGCTCTCGGCGCGTGGGGGCGCATCAACCAACAGGTCAATAAAATGAATAATCCGACGACAGATACATACTATCTCAAGGTCGGAGATAGACTGAAACCGACCTCACTCGGTCACACAATTCCGTTCGGAGAATACCTGCGGTCGACCGACGGCGTTGCAATCTTTGATGTGAATAATACCCAAGGCGGCGCCAAGGTAATAGAAGGATCAGGGACCACAATTTGGGGACTCGGCGTTGCTCAGGAAATCGACGATGCTGCCATGTTAGTTTGGCTACGTTATAGACATCATCAAGTCGACGTCCCTGGTCGCAACCTAGAAGATGCTGACACCTTTTCCTTCGGATCACAAATATCTTTCTAAGTGAATGGGCGGACCAGCCTTACGTCAAAGGTGTTTGATGGGTAATTGAAGGTACTAGCTCGGTTCCTTCAGTGCCTCATGAATCCGATCGCGACGATTCCGCCGAAGTCGTCAATGGACGTCTTCGGCTTTCCACGTACCCTGTTTTCGTTCTCGGGATTAAAATCGCCGGCGACGAAAGCGCGGTCCGACCTATATTTGATGTTGAGATTCCGAAGCCGCTGTTGGCTCTTAAGGTCCCGTCGGCGGCCGTTGCCGGACTATGTCCGGCGCAAGAAGA includes:
- a CDS encoding terminase small subunit yields the protein MISDATKPALTPKQRRFVENYLLDLNATQAAIRAGYSKRTAQEQGSQLLNHPTIRIAIDAAKAERSAKTEICAEQVLEEIAAMAFYDPGELMIEGAANAGDPIEAVIDGRVIYGLRCPADIKRLPENAWMQAEAASRLGITQPRVSDMMRGKIELFSFDALFAMAGKLE
- a CDS encoding serine protease; translation: MAIAEQMLHSTVKLVSMKGGAACSTGTGFFMNFAIRGESSVPAIVTNKHVIEGSDQVTALCHLADDGKPSGKFIACGMPTTRNCVFHHPDANVDLCAVPIGNIMQAAIALKTPLFITHLALDLIPDDEDWKYFDAIEEVTMIGCPNGLSDEANNLPIVRRGITATSLGKLYNGKPEFMVDMACFPGSSGSPCFCMIGPGISTAKRTACMSREQPMKFPPGHYDEKQVRALTKLLDDVCADLRISPDNQPKREWVAMVMLVCSNRAPADIQELRAEIARQFLLLESLESQTVEG
- a CDS encoding porin yields the protein MKRFAFAALVCFSATNAQAADPGADCCHDLEQRIEELENTAARKGNRKISLAVQGKVAEEVLYWDDGRSSNVYVTGMGTGAASYISFSGEAKIAKDVSAGFVLYMEAIDSDIFSITQKNPDGPGLYTGVKNAPQTFFSYWYLKSDQLGQLSVGKRQTADSQGPQTIDGSGTIWAAYWQAYNVYAFDVQGDIGAGEKLVWSQIGSCRGNGAGPGDCDSGREEIIRYDSPTLAGFVATASWKPKRDSWALALRYFNQNLGDLRVQGILSYSESAMNWKNPLNNTFATDDRLNVWQVGTYVEHKPTGLFALGAWGRINQQVNKMNNPTTDTYYLKVGDRLKPTSLGHTIPFGEYLRSTDGVAIFDVNNTQGGAKVIEGSGTTIWGLGVAQEIDDAAMLVWLRYRHHQVDVPGRNLEDADTFSFGSQISF